Part of the Notamacropus eugenii isolate mMacEug1 chromosome 5, mMacEug1.pri_v2, whole genome shotgun sequence genome is shown below.
CCACAATAAACTAGTCAAGTGAATGAGGGGCAAGTTTCAGAAAGGAGATAGATAGTTCAAGCTTCAgtttccaagtaattttttttaaaaggtggaaAGCAATGCAAAATACAGACAATACTGAGACAGGGTCTCTGGTTATTGTGTTCTTCCCAtgtccccaccccccccccccaaagctaAGCAGATATAGGGAATACAACCTGTTCCTCAAGTGATACCACTCTACTTACATGTGGGGAACTCTTCTCAGCAGTTATGTTTCCCAAACCATTGATAATGGCCAATGCCATTCTAAGTACCAGACTGGGAGACCACACCAGGGCCTGAGGCATTAGCTTAACAGGAAATAGCTTTGCTAGCTGTAGCCAAAACTATCATCTGTTGTCATTGCTATGAGATTTCTAAAAATGAGAGTGTTGATTCAgggaaatattgaaaatatatagctttatctattaaaaatattttctttttatctttttagttttttctccttttttttttaaacaaaagtgaGTCCCAACTGAAAAGTGTTTTCAGATTCTTGGACATAAAAGTGATAAAACGAAAAAATAAGTGTGTCTTTGCTGCTACCAACAGAGTTAACCTTCCATTAATACTTGCAAATGGCAGACTGGAAGCATACTAATGGCAGTAACTGATGGCTTTTctaagtatatgtgtgtcttgGGGTGGAGATTATAAGGGAAAACAGAAGGGCCaacttttctgttctttctagACCACTTCTAACTATTTCATCATGGACACTGTCACTCAGGTAGTCTTTAAAAAGGTATCATGTCACTAGTAATTAGTTGGACCTAGAGCATACATAGCATGACCATAAAGtaataaaactgatttttaaaaaaactattataCTAGAACTTAGCCATCCAAATGAGTAATGTCCTTAAACCTAGTCCCTCTGGAAGGCTATATACTTATTCTAATGAAATTGCCACAACTCTTGAGACCTTCAGAGCTAATTTTCAAGCCACTCAAAAACAGCAATCTCATTCCTTTCTGGCAATATCTCATATGTAACCTGAACATGTGATAATTCAATTTGCCCACCCACCTTATTCACCAGATTTGGCTGTACATGATGACTTTTTAACTATTTCCAAAGATAAAATCCATTCTCAAAGAATGAAGATATGGCAACCATGAGgatgggggggggaggtggggaagcaTCTTCTATAGAGAGTCTAAAGGCAATTTCTAAAAAAAGAGTTCCAGAAAATATTGAACAATACCAGCATCCCAAAGGAGCTGTTATGAAGAGGATAAAGATTTGTTTGgacattttagttttttaaacaTCAGCTGCATTACTTAGAAGTCACACTTTGTATGTATACAGGAAAAGCAAAGTCCTCTGAGATGACCTGAAAGAACACTAATCCCTAAACTTGAGTCAGCCTTGAAGGGAAGAAGTACCAGCTACTATGAGGGAGGAAATGCAGTACAGCGCTTCAGAGAAAAACCAACCCCTGAAGGGAAGGGTCACAGATATCAGAATTCTTGGTCATAGCTGAATCAACTTCTTTGTTTCAACAGTTCACAatgagtgctcaataaatattattgTCTGATTTTGACACAGTATTCTTATTTAAAAGGCTAAGTTAAATCAACCTTGCAGAAAACCACGTGCCATGGAGTCACTGAGAATGCCTCCTGACTTACAAATAGGTAACTAGGAGGCTGGGAAAGTTGTGAGACCAGTATTCCTCTCAATGCTTAATTGTGAATGCTTCTTAGTTAATCTTTGCTGTTCCCTAGAGACTATGAAATCACCAGCTTATGTGTAAAGGGAACAGAAATTCATTTTATCCAGCCCTACATGATTATAAGGTTACTGATGGAGAAGGATCATCTATCTAAACTTTGCATCTTCCCTGACCAAAAGACAGCATTCTGTAGATAGcagtgcttaaaaaaaaagtttgctacTAATATTTTGGAATTAGTCAGAGTCAACACAATTAGAAAGATATATtttggggaatgggggagggaaggagacgaCTCAGGAGGGAGATGAATTTAAAATGATGAGTTTCAAGATCAAAAGATCAAACTATCAATTATCAATTAACTATTCAGAACAGTATACATTCTATCTGCAAGGTTGGTTTAAACAAAGCCAAGATGAAAAAGGTTAGGTGGTCTAGTCTTATAGTTCCCACAAAGTTAACCCGTTTTctacactcatttttaaaagagagagaaggaagttgGGGgcatgaggaaagggaggaattGCAAACTCTGGCCACAGGTTCCTGAAAATGGCCAGCTCAAGGCTCAGACCAATCTGGCCCTGCCAGTTTTGGCCCCAAACACCCTCTAGACTATATACAGTATGGAGGGCTTCCTATTTGAAAGGACTTGATCATGGAAGAGGGGCAGGGACAAGGAATCCCTTTGACTGTGAGTATAAGGCCCTGGCTCAGATCCATAATCAAAGGTGTTTTCATCACTCAACCTAACCGAAAAAGTGGATTCAAGGATCTCTGACTGAACCTATTGGCCTCTAGGAAAAAGGCAACATTGTTCACAAGTGCTACTTGGCACTGGTAGTGCTGTTGGACCGTAGGAGATACTGATCAACACCTCCTTTCCGCCTGCTCACTGTCCTACTCTCATTGTCAAACATGTGCTGGAGCTGAAGTGCCAGCTGCCGATCTTCTTCTTCCTGCTGTAGCTTCTGCTCCATCTCCTGAAACGCTGGGTCCCCAGAGGTCAGGCCCACCTCCCCTACACTTTGTCTTAGTTTCTTAAAGGAGCCATTCTGTTCTAAGTGCTTGGTCTTACAGTGCCTTTTCCGGCCACGACGCAAGGGAGGGAGTGGTGCATCACTGATAGCTTCCATAACATCACAGGTGCCATTGGGCAGCTCAAAATGGTTCAGTGTCTTCAGCTGCTTTTTTGTGGTTTTGAGAACTACACCAAGTGTGTTGTTCTCAGGCAGTGCTGGATTAATTGCCATAATTTTCCTTGTAGTGACTTTCTTATCAGTGCTCATCCATGATTTGTCTAGGTCAGAGTCTGTGCTTgtctcagatccctcaagccCCTGACTGTCCAAAAGAgttccatttgctctccctttaGATTCCAAGGAACAGTCAGTTTCCAACAGGATCTTGGCACTGCTCTTCTTACCAATTCCCCTTTCTACTTTCACTTGACTAATTGAGGGAAAATACTCAGGCTCTTGGATGACAAGTGTTGGATGATCTGAGCTTACTTGCTCACTGAAGAGTCTCACATGTAAAGCCAGCCCTGGTTGCTCCTTGCTGGGATGGACAACTTCAGGAATGAGGAAGTCTTCCCCTGTTTCAGAAGGCATGGAAGTGAGAGTTGCTTTTGAAAAGGTCTTTTTGATCTGCCGCTCCTGGAAGATCTGTTCCCACTTCTTGAGGATTCGTGGGCTAGCCTCATAAGAGGTCTGCTTCTGTAAGGTTCTGGTCAAATTTCTGGGTGTTGATTTGATGATCAGCGGGCTGAGTACCCTTCCATCAGGGAGTCTCTTGGGAGGGGTACACGGTGAGCAGACAATGGGTTTGAAATGATTCAGCTCTTCTGAGATGCTGTCATTGCTCTCAGGACTAATAGATCGCTCGGGCTTATGCAAGGAGGACAGTGATGAGAGGGAGCTGAATGCTAGGCGTTTTTCCACAGTCAGATCGGGGGCTGAGAGACAGCGGTTGTTTTGGGTTGACAAGAGAACCCCAACAGTCCCTGCTGTGACCTAGAAAAAAGATaagaaggaagatttttttaagttcaggGTCATAACCAAAAAAGGCATCTGTAGTTAACAATCTAAAGATGGGTTTTGAACCtcaactttttttgtgtcatggaccctttagGCAATCTGATAAAGCCTATGGAACCCTTCTCCATATATATGTTTAAATGTCTTCACGTGaattaaatacatagaattacaaaacaaacagctttttgtttgttttgaagttCACAGTCCTtaagttaagaatctctgatctaTACCAAAACATATCTTGGGGAACTCTGAAGACTAGTAATTCTGGTCTCTTGTTCAATATGTAATAAGATTATCCTCTTCTCTATGGGTCCTGGAGAATCCATAGCACCCTAGAGTACAGACAGATGAAATGGCCTTCAATAACTACTGTGGCCCCAAGGGGCTCAATTTAAACTGGGACCTGATACTACTTGTGGGGCACCAGATGTTTGGGTGTCACCTATACTCTGGCTCcccttcttcagctccttctaTGTggtctcattattttctttctcatcctgcTTCTTCCATCTATGTTCCTTCCTATATTTCCCTCTTTCATGATCTTTGGTCATTTTATCCCCATTCTGGACCTGGTCTATTCACTTATCCCTCATACTGCTCTACCTACTGCCCAGCCCTCATAAGTTTTCTCCTTGCTGATAAAGATCTCCCATCATTAAcaatgtcttttcatttttcttccctcatcCTTACCATGGCTTCCTCCTATCCTAATGTCTTTGGCCTCAGTTCAGCCTCCTCCCATCCCACTAACCCTTGTATTTAGTGAATTCATCTGTTTACATACAAGGCAAAGGCCTTTGATGTACCTATGATGCTTACTACCAgtatgaccttgatcaagtcacttaatctccacgtttcttcttctataaactGAAGTTTAAATTAGAAAACCACTCTGGTTCTACACCTACTAAATACCTACtaaattgtatgtgtgtgtgtgtgtgtgtgtgtgtgtgtgtacacacacacacacacacacatatatatatttatatacatatatatacacacagcctcataagatcatatatttagggACCTCatggatcatctagtccaacccctacattttacaactgaagaggCTGAGGTTCATGGAGTTGAAGTGACTTAATCTCACataagcatcagaagcaggatttgaaaccaggtcctctgactccacagtcagtgttctttctaagATACCACACAGTTCCAGTCCCGAGTACCTGTTAGTCAGACCCCAACTTTTACCCACATGGTCCACTTCAGGATTTGGCAGGTTAAGTAGAAGTAGCACCAAGTAGTTAAATATACCCTTCTCATTTGCAAGTCTGGATCAGAAGGGTATTTCTCAACCTGAAGTTAGAATCTCAGGAATCCTGTGGAAGCTGAACTATAACTGTAAAAAACTGTAAGAAAAACAGCAATGATGAAAGACTCTAAACTGGACAGATAATGATCTACTCTCCTCTGTTTTTGatgccttccttctcctctttcaagATCATTAGTGCTATtaaggaagagaacagaatcacagaactctGAAGTCTGTGTGGCAGAAGGTGACATGAAAGCACCAAAGAAGTCCTGGTTTAAGAAGGCACACCATGTTAATAAGACTTAAGATATAACACAAATGTAACATAtctggaaacaaaaaagaaaactaaaaatgtatatttagagGAACTGGAAAGTGAAGGAATAAATTTATAGCTACTATGGAAGTCAAGTAGCACTTATAAACAATGCTGCCTTTTTTTCTAGAGAACAACAGACTTGACCAGAGATTCTTGAGTCCTCTTTTTCAACTGGTTTAAATGATGAAAACATCCCTGAGCTAAAGTTTTTACAAATGCTCATCAACCGGTCTTAATTCCAGTGCATCAGACTCACTGTTTTTTCCTCAACTGTCTGTTGGAACCCCCATCAAAGCTAGTATAACCAAGACATATTCTGTCTTTTTCTAGTCTACCTCATGAATGTATAAAAGTTCATACTCCACTACATTTTAGTAGCTACCTTCTTTCAAAAGAGAAAGCAAATCAGCAGTCATATATCCAGAAGTGacctgtattttaaaaaaaaaaaagtgatgggaCAGGAAGGTGGATTCCCTGAGGCCTCTCAGAATAGTACCTTCGCTTTATTGGTGGGAACTGATCGAATTCTGCTTTTtgctctgtcctgggctgtgtCATTACAACTCTGGCTCCTCTCCACTCTGGAGTTCAggtttctaaagaaaaaaaaagtcgaAACAAAAGTAACATAACTAAAAATAGTACATACAACTGTTAATAGGCTAGATAAATCAGAAGAATTAGAATCTGTTCTGGAAGAAGATTAAGAGTGGTAGGAAGGATAAGAGGCTGGAAGTTAGTAAAACAAAATTCTAGTcccagttctgtgaccttgggcaagtcacttttgggactcagtttccttgtctataaaacagACATCACTTGAAGTTTCAGGTGATGGTACTGGATGATctttctaaggtcccctccagctctttTAAACCATCAACCAATGAAGACTGAACTCTTTAATTAGGATGAACTTATTGGCAACAATCACTGAGTACCATGGAAAAACTGGTGCAATTATTTCTTCCTCAATTAGCATTATAAGATCAAATAATGCCAAAAGATGAAGGGGTCTCAAGAAGCCCTCTAATTCCAGCTCTCATCCTTCCAACTGAACCTGGCTTAAAGGATCTAAGATGAATCACTGACTATCTATACAGTCCAGGTTTGAGAAGCTCCAAGGGTGCAGATTCCACTACTTCTATTACTAACCCAGTTTAGGCTTTTATCCTCTTTATGGGCAAGAATTTCTTCTTCATATGTCACTCAAATTTCATAAGCAATTTGAACTACTGAATTAATGATATCTGGGCATTTCCAGGTTAGGAAATAAAAGATTCAATGTTGTCCCTGCTCTGACATGATTTATAGTTTAGTAGAGACTTTACCTTCTCATTTAAGCCCACTTCTCTCATATGTGTTCTTTGGGGAGATGAAAGATAGGTAgtctacatacacacaaagattTGTGATTATCCTAACCAAAGCTTTTTAAAGTGGAAAAACACATACAACCATCAAAAGAAGCTGTAATTGGTGGCACGTTGGCTTCTACAGATCTGAGATGTccagttaaaaataataatactgggtttagtctggaaaatgaaggttttatttttcatcttgggCACCATGGAACAGTGGATAAAAAGCTAGTCTTTTAAGCCTagacaacctgggttcaagtccttctttGACACATAGtgattgtgtgactgtgggcaagttatttaacctctcaatgtttTGGTTGGGTTCTTTTTGGGGGaggacacaattttttttttattttaaacttaaatacaaaataagaaaagacataAAAACTTAAACACTAAAACCAAACACTATATACTAAATATAAAAAAACCATTGCCATGGGCACAGCAGAACATAATAATTCAAACTGtacagcaataaattttcatttcaagaaagcctatataataaatactatgcattgtATTGAGAGCTatcttctctttgcttccttgtaagttttcttttttctgctgtGTAGATAACTACAATTAAacatggatatgtgtgtatgcatatatacatatatatacgcacacacatatatatgcatgcaaagatatacatatatacataaacacacatacacctgTATATATCTACACTTACATATAGACATACTTAGTATCaataatcataatcatatacagacatatacattcatatgctcCTATGTAAAATTGTACAACATTTATTTATCTTGTTTCCTGGATGAATAATCTCTTCCTTtgtaagtccaagtctttccagatttttccaaGTCTACCAGCTTATCATTTCCTACACTAGAGCAATGCTCCAACCGTATACTGTCTGGTTGTTTTAAATAATCCAAAACAACATTGATAAATATGGCTGgacacatagtgtagtttccctatttttctcttttgattaaatctactTTAACCTTAACTTTGTCCGAGATCATGATTACCATCCCTAccctttccctaacaaattctactcctgatttttattttatgtttatgcatatctcttatttcctatccctcctgacttctctactttatttctatctactaccttgtcctcctattacttaacctacctccACCTCCAcaaatccttcccttatcctcccattcccattaatctaaacactTCTATAACTCCCCTTTAAACCTATTCCCTTACCCTCCCTGCTAAAAATCTCTCCTTATCCCCTTAGCTTTCTCTTTCTAAATTTacaagacttttatactcttatgtatatacatgtatgtatgtatggttccCTTTTGAACCCATTCCctatgaaagtaggtttccagaactaataACCCTCCTCCCCTAGCTAATTCCTCTGTGTTGCTTCTTCCTCTTGCACCACATTTGTATAAGATAGTAACTCTTTTTAGCCATTCCTAAAAGCTTTTACTTATAaaaatcatatcatactcaggtctatcCCAATTTTTCTtacaaactacccaattactaataacaatcttagacatacattatacgttttacattttacatacataaaaggtaaacaatcTGTTCTTATAAAGTTCCTTGTAATCACTCTTTGGTATgcactttatatttctcttggctcttgtatatCAGATCTATTAAGTTCAGagtttgtttttaaacaaaatccttaAAGTTTAACAATTccttaaatgtccattttttttccattcaggatgacgcttagctttgctgggtatatTTTCAGctagagccccagttcttttgctctttcatATAtgatgttccaagacctgtggtcttttagtgtcaCCATTGCTAGggcttgtgtgattctaattgtggaaccactatattaaaattttttttgctattgttacttgtaatattttatccttgagttggaggttttggaatttcactatgatattcctgtgggttttcttgtagggatctctttcagacgatgattgatggattttttttcttctattttcacttccccctcttgttctaatgcttcaggataattttcttgaattatttcctatgttattgcatcaagattctttttttttttttttgatcatagctttcaggtagtcttgattattcttatcttttctcttgatcttttttccagatcagttgtttttcttatgagatgtttcacattctcttctattttttcattctttataccttgttttattatttcttgatctcttataacttcactagTTTCCCCTTGTCCAactctgattttcaaggagttgcTTTTCGTCCTTAAGGTTcaggatctccttttctaattggttgattttcttttcataatcttcttgggttttttggattgttcttatttttttttttaaatctctctcattttatttttaaagtcttttttaagttctatgaattcttttagGGCAGGTGACCAtctgacattactctttggggatATAAGAAGGTTTCTTTGTTTAGTATCCTCTGAAAATAAACCTGGTCTTCTCTATTTCCACAGTAATTCtttatggttgggttctttctcctttgcctgttcacttttttaaaatttgtagcaGCTTGatttttgtaatcacttctaGTTGGAGGTGGTGCCTCTGGTCTCAGATCCTTCTTCAGTTCTCTCCCCTGGCTTGGAACTGGAACCAAGACTCCAGCCTCCGGTAAGTGGCCACAGCCAACAACATCCCTGCCCCACTGCTTTtacatgtgctggttccttctcattcTCAGCCATATctccacagcacagctgggtctggcattccttgtcagcagaggttccctccaTCTTCCCTGGCTCAGATGTTCAACTCCCCTCACTGCCTCAGAGGTGAAAATTCTTGTGGCTAGGGCCAAGGTaacctcccaacccagctaaccCCAGGGAATGCCCTTTATCGTTAAGCAGACCTAGCCTGGAaatgtttactcttcacagggaccaaacttcATCCTGGGAATTTTTCTCAGATTTTCTCctattgtcccaggaggaccactgTTCTGTCCCTACTCATTTATTTTTACCACTCCATGTTAGCCCTGAAGTGCTATTACTGTGTCTTTGGTGGggaaaatctggagagcttggaattttctgacttactccactatcttcccagaatcttcccACCTCTCAGTGTGCTAAGTAACTCTCTAAGATgctaagttgcagaaaaggtgccagCCAATGCTGGCAATGTCACTACCACTTACTACTTTATcatcaatctctccctctccagtGGATCCTTTCTTATAGCTCATAAACATTCCCATACCATCTCTATGCTAACAACTCCCAAATCTATCtatcctgccccaatctctctgctgacttcctaACTCATATTGCCAAGGGTCTTTCAAACATCTTGAAtcagatgtccaataggcatcttaaattcaacatgttcaaaactgaactcattatcttccccctacaccctcccctctcctgccttccttattactgtagagGAGGCAACACCATTCTCCTAGTCCCTCAAGTTTACAACCAAGGAATCATCTGggattcttcactatctctcacctccctcaAAACCAAGCTGTTGacaaggtctgttgatttcaacatctttgcaacatctcttgaatatcccccctctctcctctgagACAGCTACTACCCTGGCAGAGGTTCTCATCACCTCAAGTCTTGATTTCTGCTATAGCCTATTAGTGGTTCTGcctgtttcaagtctctccctactccaatctattctccattcagctactagagtgattttcctaaagtagagttggggatgggggtggggagttaTGATGGGCAGAATGGCACAATCAgaactgtattttaggaaaatttaagattttaaaGTGGTCATCATGACAGCAATCATGAGACCCTTCTCAATGTTATGAACATTGAGAATCATGCAATCCCAAAACAAGAAGGGATCCCAGAGGTCATAAACCTTAATGAATAACATACTTAAGTTCCAGGGACTGTGATAAGTGTTGAGGATTCAAAgagaggtaaaaaacaaaaaaacccaaaaccagtCCTTACTATCAAGAAGCAAAGTCTTAGcggggaggcaacatgcaagcaaatatatacaaacaagatgcacacacacacaggataaaTTAGGAGACAGTGAAAGTAGGAAGTGGTGATGAAGGTGAATGTCTCAGGAAAGggagacaaccagtgaaaataccTGGAATCAAGAGAAAGAGTGTCTAGAGAGAGGATCAGTTAGGAAACCCGTGTCACTGAACTGAAAAGTATGTGGGGATAAAATGTAAGAATGGAAAGTTAGGaaaggccaggttatgaaggtatttgaatgtcaaacagaagataCATTTGACCCTGGAGGTAAGAAGGGGCCACTGCAGTTTACTGAATGGTGGAGATAAGAGTaaggtcagacctgcactttgtAAGATCAATATTGACAGGTAAATGGAGTACAGACTGAAGTGAAAAGAGCCTTCAGGCAGGAGACCATCgagcaggctactgcaataatctGTGTTAATGGGGGGCATACTGCCTTGTAGAAATGACTTGCTCTTCTACTTATATCCTTgatgcttagcatggtgctttaAATAATTACTTGCTACAGTGTTAAATGAAGGTATGAACAgggagaatatttttttctcaggaaacatttaaattttaatagagATGGGCAATACTTTAGCGTAGTGGGCAACTGCTTGCAAAACAATATGGCAGTGCTATATGGATGTGAAACCAAGATTCCTCAGAGAGCCGCAGGATTAAGTTTAGACTTAAGCTATATATCTGATATATACAGTAGGCTGTAAGGCAATATAAGGATAAAAATATTCAGGACtctccaaccattctgaagaataattaccctttggcccagcaatacaactactaggtctgtatcccaaagagatcaaaatatttataagcagcttgtttttgtggtggcaatgaattgcaaattgaggggaatgactgaacaagctgtggtattcggttgtgatggaacactactgtgacaagcagaatgatttcagaaaaacctaggaagacttatatgaactcattcagagtgaagtgagcagaactgggagaacactgtacacagtgacagcaacatcataatgatgaccaactatgaaagatttagctactcagATTAAGACAAtaatccaagagaattccaaaggacctatgacaaaaaatgctatccatctccagagagagaactgatgaactttgaatgcAGACTGGAacacactttt
Proteins encoded:
- the RNF169 gene encoding E3 ubiquitin-protein ligase RNF169 isoform X2, whose amino-acid sequence is MATAAALRRRGRRGGGEELAAGTAAAAACPGCLAEAVVLPRGHSLGPACAPLAAEAGPGPGPGPPSGPSCCPRCGCRSSRPSGRARRRPRPRPSGLAEAELWERLHRGRRRLRRLDGEPAGASPGAGAGAGAGAAGAEEQRAAAAEEDFIFRAPIKLSKPGELREEYESLRKCPERLSDSENEEPSQGKMTHRSAFVSKSSVYSLAFLAGNLNSRVERSQSCNDTAQDRAKSRIRSVPTNKAKVTAGTVGVLLSTQNNRCLSAPDLTVEKRLAFSSLSSLSSLHKPERSISPESNDSISEELNHFKPIVCSPCTPPKRLPDGRVLSPLIIKSTPRNLTRTLQKQTSYEASPRILKKWEQIFQERQIKKTFSKATLTSMPSETGEDFLIPEVVHPSKEQPGLALHVRLFSEQVSSDHPTLVIQEPEYFPSISQVKVERGIGKKSSAKILLETDCSLESKGRANGTLLDSQGLEGSETSTDSDLDKSWMSTDKKVTTRKIMAINPALPENNTLGVVLKTTKKQLKTLNHFELPNGTCDVMEAISDAPLPPLRRGRKRHCKTKHLEQNGSFKKLRQSVGEVGLTSGDPAFQEMEQKLQQEEEDRQLALQLQHMFDNESRTVSRRKGGVDQYLLRSNSTTSAK
- the RNF169 gene encoding E3 ubiquitin-protein ligase RNF169 isoform X1 translates to MATAAALRRRGRRGGGEELAAGTAAAAACPGCLAEAVVLPRGHSLGPACAPLAAEAGPGPGPGPPSGPSCCPRCGCRSSRPSGRARRRPRPRPSGLAEAELWERLHRGRRRLRRLDGEPAGASPGAGAGAGAGAAGAEEQRAAAAEEDFIFRAPIKLSKPGELREEYESLRKLREEKLEEEKSSEDLIHKLLLEDIEAGKRRMEELQKKDEPLVLCPERLSDSENEEPSQGKMTHRSAFVSKSSVYSLAFLAGNLNSRVERSQSCNDTAQDRAKSRIRSVPTNKAKVTAGTVGVLLSTQNNRCLSAPDLTVEKRLAFSSLSSLSSLHKPERSISPESNDSISEELNHFKPIVCSPCTPPKRLPDGRVLSPLIIKSTPRNLTRTLQKQTSYEASPRILKKWEQIFQERQIKKTFSKATLTSMPSETGEDFLIPEVVHPSKEQPGLALHVRLFSEQVSSDHPTLVIQEPEYFPSISQVKVERGIGKKSSAKILLETDCSLESKGRANGTLLDSQGLEGSETSTDSDLDKSWMSTDKKVTTRKIMAINPALPENNTLGVVLKTTKKQLKTLNHFELPNGTCDVMEAISDAPLPPLRRGRKRHCKTKHLEQNGSFKKLRQSVGEVGLTSGDPAFQEMEQKLQQEEEDRQLALQLQHMFDNESRTVSRRKGGVDQYLLRSNSTTSAK